A genome region from Schistocerca nitens isolate TAMUIC-IGC-003100 chromosome 4, iqSchNite1.1, whole genome shotgun sequence includes the following:
- the LOC126251934 gene encoding uncharacterized protein LOC126251934, which yields MQNLPLPMIPVQYIFYLRKLWVNCFGIKTMKSEIFLYHKGVAHKGSNEIGSMLLKNIETNIPSNVKNLYFFSDGTCGQNWNHTMIRFCLALADTGHFEQIFHYFLVQGHSYLPNYQDFGTNKRMICKNDRIYTPDEYEELCAQSSNSFHVTKLLSTDVKDVDGWSKEYHTKNPLAREVPNEANFKFAPTRYSELCYNSKEKGVIAAYTSIDGLQKHSCQLLEPASWNIDIDFPSSIAAYPSRKVPINIKKM from the coding sequence ATGCAAAATCTCCCCCTTCCCATGATCCCAGTTCAGTACATATTTTACTTGAGAAAACTCTGGGTGAACTGTTTTGGGATAAAAACTATGAAATCCGAAATATTCCTGTACCACAAAGGAGTAGCCCACAAAGGATCCAATGAGATAGGCAGCATGCTATTGAAAAACATTGAAACTAATATTCCATCAAATGTTAAAAAtctgtatttcttttccgatggcaCCTGCGGACAGAATTGGAATCACACCATGATAAGATTCTGCCTTGCTCTTGCAGACACAGGacattttgaacaaatttttcATTACTTTCTGGTTCAAGGACATTCATATCTTCCAAACTATCAAGATTTTGGTACGAATAAGAGGATGATATGTAAAAATGATCGGATATATACACCTGATGAATATGAAGAGTTGTGTGCTCAGTCCAGTAACAGCTTTCACGTCACCAAGCTACTCAGCACTGACGTAAAAGATGTTGATGGTTGGTCGAAGGAATATCACACAAAAAACCCATTAGCCAGAGAAGTGCCAAATGAAGCAAATTTCAAGTTTGCTCCCACTCGATATTCAGAGTTGTGCTATAACTCTAAAGAAAAAGGGGTAATTGCAGCATACACTTCCATTGATGGATTACAAAAGCACAGCTGTCAGCTGCTGGAACCTGCTTCCTGGAACATAGATATTGATTTTCCTTCAAGTATTGCAGCCTACCCATCGAGGAAAGTTCCAATCAACATCAAGAAAATGTAA